In Symmachiella dynata, the following are encoded in one genomic region:
- a CDS encoding ABC transporter permease: protein MLSAKAVDRWAEDWADGLNPILVKETRQVFKTHLVTIPFFVALVVAWFVSMSVVIEPAHPESVLGPRLLMPLLMVLGAALFYVVPYISFRSMTAERERHTFEMLAVSSLSDTQIFWGKLSSALVVIGLFVAAFAPFISMTYMLRGLSVFDILAALIVIAATATMLSLFGLMLGALATKLHFQIMNMLLLLFGSTIAAIFLSELTASIAYTGGGVDLCGMTCFLIGFVGFPGLFFAAVTLGSLRPPTIGLVRTYVGQEDLPAIVQAADHLAETIEQHVPLRPESYTLRHLKKVTITPEAVQSMVPVVVRMERLLNPRQRQFGHLGRYRYLTIKGAAEPLEMICTVQNMVLHRFGWSELCAADADEIPLTEEQLVYTIGPDDLRVLKLAVSRLQELLDRDEPPELEEAGIFSERPEADALNLSDPNAEQQ from the coding sequence ATGCTGAGCGCTAAGGCAGTGGACCGTTGGGCCGAAGATTGGGCCGATGGATTGAACCCGATTTTGGTGAAGGAGACGCGGCAGGTCTTTAAAACCCATCTGGTGACAATCCCGTTCTTTGTGGCGTTGGTGGTCGCCTGGTTCGTGTCGATGTCGGTCGTGATCGAACCGGCGCATCCGGAGAGTGTTCTCGGCCCCAGACTTCTTATGCCCTTGTTGATGGTACTGGGGGCTGCACTTTTTTACGTCGTGCCCTACATCAGCTTCCGCAGCATGACTGCCGAGCGCGAACGGCACACGTTTGAGATGCTGGCCGTCAGTTCGCTGTCCGACACGCAGATCTTTTGGGGAAAACTCAGCTCGGCGCTCGTCGTGATTGGATTGTTTGTCGCAGCGTTTGCGCCGTTCATTTCGATGACTTATATGCTCCGCGGCTTGAGCGTATTCGACATCCTCGCGGCACTGATTGTTATTGCAGCCACAGCCACTATGTTGTCATTATTTGGTCTGATGTTGGGTGCGCTGGCGACGAAGCTGCATTTTCAAATCATGAATATGCTGCTGTTGCTATTTGGTTCCACCATTGCTGCTATTTTCTTGTCGGAACTTACTGCATCCATTGCGTATACCGGCGGGGGTGTCGATCTGTGTGGCATGACCTGTTTTCTGATTGGGTTTGTGGGATTTCCCGGTCTGTTTTTTGCAGCGGTGACATTGGGCAGCTTGCGTCCGCCGACGATAGGGTTGGTGCGGACTTATGTCGGACAGGAGGACCTGCCGGCGATCGTGCAGGCTGCGGATCATCTCGCCGAGACGATTGAGCAACATGTTCCGCTACGACCGGAGTCGTACACGCTGCGTCATCTTAAAAAAGTTACGATCACGCCTGAGGCAGTGCAATCGATGGTGCCGGTCGTTGTGCGGATGGAGCGGTTGTTGAATCCCCGTCAACGGCAGTTCGGCCATTTGGGGCGTTATCGATATCTGACCATCAAAGGGGCGGCGGAACCATTGGAGATGATTTGTACCGTGCAAAACATGGTCTTGCACCGCTTCGGTTGGAGTGAATTATGCGCGGCGGATGCCGATGAAATTCCGCTCACCGAGGAACAGCTCGTCTATACAATAGGCCCCGATGATTTACGGGTATTGAAACTGGCGGTTTCTCGACTACAAGAACTGTTGGATCGCGACGAGCCGCCGGAACTGGAAGAAGCGGGGATTTTCTCAGAGCGACCCGAAGCGGATGCATTGAATTTGAGCGACCCGAATGCTGAACAGCAGTGA
- a CDS encoding ABC transporter permease, whose product MSDAPLPFPLLSDNRSPRLQQWNDALNPILVKELRQLWKSRQFVMIFFALLSAAWGISITALLAPEVVLKFVPFGYGHTGQIHAAALFFMLYGCLVIALNFAVPLRALDSLAHEFAGSTMETLVLTRIPSDRITIGKFWCAALHMGLYFAALGPFIVVTYLLPGIDLLTILLMLLVAIVLSVGLSSIALWLGSYCKSAAMRPVLTMVLLAACSLTTWFWLTTVYQALELGNTGWMVCTGLPCCFVPWLVISSASLAAAVVRVRPKSPRLNRIQFIPPEELQPIAQSVLDFAEAVRVQFPVEYDEPPARPPQSMMFREAHAHVLKLARQTDRLMNRQRHLHETVMSMMPLVPHQARKAFAQVRSGFYAIIATYLWYGICHDDVHPHVWPNRLHMPKIPEGQLDKLEAAARDLIAACEEITSPPPAPNNTP is encoded by the coding sequence ATGTCGGATGCGCCTTTACCATTTCCATTGTTGTCCGATAATCGCAGTCCGCGGTTGCAGCAGTGGAATGACGCGCTGAATCCGATTTTGGTGAAAGAGTTGCGGCAACTTTGGAAAAGCCGGCAATTCGTGATGATCTTTTTTGCGTTGCTGAGTGCTGCTTGGGGCATCAGCATTACGGCGCTATTGGCGCCGGAAGTTGTTTTGAAATTCGTCCCGTTTGGCTATGGCCATACGGGACAGATCCACGCCGCCGCCCTGTTCTTCATGCTGTATGGTTGTTTGGTGATTGCGCTGAACTTTGCGGTGCCGCTTCGCGCGTTGGATAGTTTGGCGCATGAATTCGCCGGCAGCACGATGGAGACGTTGGTCCTGACGCGGATCCCTTCGGACCGGATTACGATCGGCAAATTTTGGTGCGCCGCTCTGCATATGGGGCTGTACTTCGCCGCCTTGGGGCCGTTTATTGTGGTGACTTATTTATTGCCGGGGATCGATCTGCTGACGATTCTGTTGATGCTGCTGGTGGCGATCGTGCTTTCGGTCGGGCTCAGTAGCATCGCTTTGTGGCTGGGATCGTACTGCAAGTCGGCGGCGATGCGACCCGTGTTGACGATGGTGCTATTGGCGGCGTGCAGTCTGACCACTTGGTTTTGGTTAACCACCGTGTACCAAGCTTTGGAGTTGGGTAACACAGGTTGGATGGTTTGCACAGGGCTTCCCTGTTGTTTTGTGCCGTGGTTGGTGATCTCCAGTGCCAGCTTGGCGGCGGCGGTGGTGCGCGTGCGACCGAAATCGCCACGTTTGAACCGCATTCAGTTTATTCCCCCCGAGGAATTGCAGCCGATCGCGCAGAGCGTTCTAGATTTCGCCGAAGCTGTGCGCGTGCAGTTCCCCGTCGAATATGACGAACCCCCTGCCCGTCCGCCACAGTCCATGATGTTCCGCGAGGCTCACGCGCATGTGCTCAAACTCGCTCGTCAAACGGATCGATTGATGAACCGTCAGCGACACTTGCACGAAACGGTCATGTCCATGATGCCACTCGTCCCGCACCAAGCCCGCAAGGCCTTTGCGCAAGTCCGCAGCGGGTTTTATGCGATCATCGCCACCTATCTGTGGTACGGAATCTGTCACGACGACGTACACCCACACGTTTGGCCCAACCGCCTGCACATGCCCAAAATCCCCGAGGGACAGCTAGACAAACTTGAAGCCGCAGCCCGTGACCTGATCGCCGCATGCGAAGAGATCACGTCGCCACCTCCTGCACCCAACAACACACCCTAA
- the uvrB gene encoding excinuclease ABC subunit UvrB produces the protein MPEFQLQSEFQPGGDQPAAIEALVKGIQAGQKEQVLLGVTGSGKTFTMANVIQQMQRPALVLSHNKTLAAQLYSEFKAFFPHNAVSYFVSYYDYYQPEAYIPQRDIYIEKDASINEEIDRLRLQATSSLVSRRDVIVVASVSCIYGLGSPKDYLEMMLPLRVGDEIDRDEMLLKLIDIQYDRNDISFQRGTVRVRGDVVECWPAYEEFAYRIELWGDEIEKLSIINPLTGQEARVLEEAYIYPAKHFVMPQERITAAIKAIEDELNGRLQELREAGKLLEAQRLAARTRFDLEMMQEVGYCPGIENYSQPLSGRPPGSPPDTLMDFFPDDFVAFIDESHATTPQIRAMFAGDHSRKTTLVEHGFRLPSALDNRPLKFAEWRERLNQIVYVSATPSDWELEQTGGEFVEQVIRPTGLVDPVIHIVPARGQVPHLMEQIRKRAEVQERVLVTTLTKRLSEELTRYLSEQGIRCKWLHSELDAIERVEILRELREHKFDALIGINLLREGLDLPEVSLVAILDADKEGFLRSETSLIQTIGRTARNVNAEVYLYADRVTNSMQRAIDETNRRRELQLAYNAEHGITPETIRKAISRGIEEDIEARQVEQSAAGIGDEQQYVTMEFVQELEAEMLAAAEDLQFERAAELRDRILQLKQQLGQPLTADEKVAEGQVKSQTKKKRGRRRGGGKRVPKPGKRE, from the coding sequence ATGCCTGAGTTTCAATTACAGAGTGAATTCCAGCCCGGCGGCGACCAGCCGGCAGCGATTGAAGCGTTGGTCAAAGGGATTCAAGCGGGGCAGAAGGAACAGGTGCTGTTAGGGGTCACCGGCTCTGGCAAGACCTTCACGATGGCCAATGTGATCCAACAAATGCAGCGGCCTGCGCTGGTGTTGTCGCACAATAAGACGTTGGCGGCGCAGTTGTATTCGGAGTTCAAGGCGTTCTTTCCGCATAACGCCGTGTCGTATTTTGTTAGTTATTACGATTATTATCAGCCCGAAGCGTACATTCCGCAGCGCGACATCTACATCGAAAAAGATGCATCGATCAACGAAGAGATCGATCGTTTGCGGCTGCAGGCGACCAGTTCGTTGGTCAGCCGGCGGGATGTGATTGTTGTGGCGAGCGTGAGTTGCATCTACGGTTTGGGGTCTCCCAAAGACTATTTGGAGATGATGTTGCCGTTGCGGGTCGGAGACGAAATCGACCGCGACGAGATGCTGCTGAAACTGATCGACATCCAATACGATCGTAACGACATCAGTTTTCAGCGAGGCACCGTCCGCGTGCGGGGTGACGTCGTCGAGTGCTGGCCGGCGTACGAGGAATTTGCCTACCGCATCGAGCTGTGGGGCGATGAGATCGAAAAACTGTCGATCATCAACCCGCTGACCGGACAAGAAGCCCGTGTGTTGGAAGAGGCGTACATCTATCCCGCCAAGCATTTTGTCATGCCGCAAGAACGGATTACGGCGGCGATCAAGGCGATCGAAGACGAGCTGAATGGGCGGTTGCAAGAATTGCGAGAAGCGGGCAAATTGCTGGAAGCACAGCGATTAGCGGCTCGGACGCGGTTTGATTTGGAAATGATGCAAGAGGTCGGGTATTGCCCCGGTATCGAAAATTACAGTCAGCCGTTATCGGGCCGTCCCCCGGGATCGCCGCCTGATACGTTGATGGACTTTTTCCCGGACGACTTTGTGGCATTCATCGACGAATCGCACGCCACAACACCGCAAATCCGTGCCATGTTTGCCGGCGATCATTCGCGGAAGACGACGCTGGTCGAACATGGATTCCGTCTGCCTTCGGCGCTCGATAATCGGCCGTTGAAGTTTGCTGAATGGCGCGAGCGGCTGAATCAAATCGTGTACGTGTCGGCCACTCCCAGCGACTGGGAATTGGAACAGACCGGCGGTGAATTTGTCGAACAGGTGATTCGCCCGACCGGTCTGGTCGATCCCGTGATCCACATCGTTCCCGCCCGCGGCCAAGTCCCGCATTTGATGGAACAAATTCGCAAGCGAGCGGAGGTCCAGGAACGGGTCTTGGTCACGACGCTCACTAAGCGATTGTCGGAGGAACTCACGCGTTATTTGTCAGAACAGGGCATTCGTTGCAAGTGGCTGCATTCGGAATTGGACGCGATTGAACGTGTGGAGATTCTCCGTGAATTACGGGAACACAAATTCGATGCGTTGATTGGCATTAACTTGCTGCGGGAAGGTTTGGACTTGCCGGAAGTCTCCTTAGTCGCCATTCTGGATGCAGACAAAGAAGGTTTCTTGCGCAGTGAAACGAGTCTGATTCAAACCATCGGGCGGACGGCACGGAATGTGAACGCTGAAGTCTATTTGTATGCGGATCGCGTGACCAATAGCATGCAGCGGGCGATTGATGAAACGAATCGCCGTCGCGAATTACAGTTGGCCTATAATGCGGAGCATGGGATTACGCCGGAAACGATTCGCAAGGCGATTTCTCGCGGGATTGAAGAAGATATCGAAGCGCGGCAAGTCGAGCAGTCGGCGGCGGGGATTGGGGATGAACAACAGTACGTCACCATGGAGTTCGTCCAAGAATTGGAAGCGGAGATGCTGGCGGCGGCTGAGGATTTGCAATTCGAACGGGCAGCCGAACTGCGCGATCGGATTTTGCAGCTCAAGCAACAGCTTGGACAACCGCTCACGGCGGACGAAAAGGTGGCCGAGGGACAAGTCAAATCGCAGACCAAGAAAAAGCGGGGCCGCCGCCGTGGGGGTGGAAAACGGGTTCCCAAACCAGGAAAGCGAGAGTAA
- the bfr gene encoding bacterioferritin, whose amino-acid sequence MQGNQKIIDALNAGLTIELTAINQYFIQAKMCTNWGFNKLGAKHYEESMGEMKHAELLIDRILFLEGVPEIARYDVIRVGENVKEQFEYDLKLETSGVNAYNDAVDLCIQLKDGGSRDLVEKILVESEEHVDWLETQLEIIGTIGIENYLQSQLGESEEG is encoded by the coding sequence ATGCAAGGCAATCAAAAAATCATCGATGCACTCAATGCCGGATTGACGATCGAGCTGACGGCGATTAACCAGTACTTCATTCAAGCCAAGATGTGCACAAATTGGGGCTTCAATAAATTGGGCGCCAAGCACTACGAAGAGTCGATGGGCGAAATGAAGCACGCGGAGCTGTTGATCGACCGGATTCTTTTCCTGGAAGGCGTTCCCGAGATCGCACGTTATGATGTGATTCGCGTGGGCGAGAACGTCAAAGAGCAGTTTGAGTATGATCTCAAATTGGAAACCAGTGGCGTGAATGCCTACAACGATGCGGTGGACTTGTGCATTCAACTCAAAGATGGCGGCTCGCGGGATTTGGTTGAGAAAATCTTGGTTGAGTCCGAAGAGCACGTTGATTGGCTGGAAACTCAACTTGAGATCATCGGCACCATCGGCATCGAGAATTACCTGCAATCGCAATTGGGCGAAAGCGAAGAAGGGTAA
- a CDS encoding (2Fe-2S)-binding protein → MTNWAAKATLFAVKTSTVVEKSTASGCSNDVICRCLGVTSEEIDSAVSVFNAESVQDLKQQTGAGSGCTACHRVLKQILAARREQFENSL, encoded by the coding sequence ATGACTAATTGGGCAGCTAAAGCGACTCTCTTCGCAGTGAAAACCTCTACCGTCGTGGAAAAGTCCACTGCGAGCGGCTGTAGTAACGATGTGATCTGCCGTTGCCTGGGCGTCACGTCTGAGGAAATCGATTCTGCGGTCAGCGTGTTCAACGCCGAATCGGTCCAGGATTTGAAGCAACAAACCGGAGCCGGCAGCGGCTGCACCGCCTGCCACCGCGTGCTCAAGCAAATCCTCGCCGCCCGCCGCGAGCAATTCGAAAACAGCCTCTAA
- a CDS encoding M20 family metallopeptidase — MDALAYNKELIRFESTSPLSNVEVSNYCEDKLKGLGFVTERIEYDDANGVRKANVMAKKGNGTGGVAYFCHTDVVPADTWSIKEHGPFEPAVVGDKLYGRGSCDMKGSLSCALAAADRFSADELKQPFYITCTADEEVGYIGAKQVAEKSKMYREMVEGDARGIIGEPTMLEVVYAHKGTTGFSAVSQGRAAHSSTDKGLNANLAMIPFLAEMKAIHDETLQDPTWRDERFNPPTISWNIGINDHTTAINITPPQSVCTVYFRVMPNMDAQILVDRARKVAEKCGLEFQAHGNGAPLYVDPHSDFVNEFLEIAGKTEAQTVTYGTDGAMFSDLKRKVVYGPGDIAQAHTDDEWITLEQLEQGTEMFEKLIRRWCT, encoded by the coding sequence ATGGACGCATTGGCTTACAACAAGGAATTGATCCGTTTTGAATCGACGAGTCCGCTCTCGAATGTCGAAGTCTCAAATTATTGCGAGGACAAGTTAAAAGGGCTTGGCTTTGTCACCGAGCGGATCGAATACGATGACGCCAACGGCGTTCGCAAAGCCAACGTCATGGCGAAAAAAGGAAACGGCACTGGCGGCGTGGCTTATTTTTGCCATACCGATGTGGTCCCCGCTGACACCTGGAGCATCAAGGAGCACGGCCCGTTCGAACCGGCGGTCGTGGGAGACAAACTTTACGGCCGCGGCAGTTGCGACATGAAAGGCTCACTATCGTGCGCCCTGGCTGCCGCCGATCGTTTTTCCGCGGACGAATTGAAGCAACCGTTTTACATCACCTGCACCGCTGATGAAGAAGTCGGCTATATCGGCGCCAAACAGGTCGCCGAGAAATCGAAGATGTATCGCGAGATGGTCGAGGGGGACGCCCGTGGCATCATTGGCGAACCGACCATGCTGGAGGTCGTCTATGCTCACAAAGGGACGACCGGGTTTTCCGCAGTTTCACAGGGCCGCGCCGCCCACTCCAGCACCGATAAAGGACTCAACGCCAACTTGGCGATGATTCCCTTTTTGGCCGAGATGAAGGCGATCCACGACGAAACCCTGCAAGACCCCACTTGGCGCGATGAACGTTTTAACCCGCCGACAATCAGTTGGAACATCGGCATCAATGACCACACGACGGCAATTAACATCACGCCGCCGCAATCGGTCTGCACCGTCTACTTTCGGGTGATGCCCAATATGGACGCGCAAATTCTCGTCGACCGCGCCCGCAAAGTCGCTGAGAAGTGCGGTTTGGAATTCCAAGCACACGGCAACGGTGCGCCGTTGTACGTTGATCCCCATTCAGATTTCGTCAACGAGTTTTTAGAAATCGCCGGAAAGACCGAAGCCCAAACCGTCACCTACGGAACCGACGGCGCCATGTTCAGCGACTTAAAACGAAAGGTCGTGTACGGCCCCGGCGACATCGCCCAAGCCCACACCGACGACGAATGGATCACGCTTGAACAATTGGAGCAGGGGACCGAGATGTTCGAAAAACTAATCCGCCGCTGGTGCACCTAA